In Topomyia yanbarensis strain Yona2022 chromosome 2, ASM3024719v1, whole genome shotgun sequence, one DNA window encodes the following:
- the LOC131680560 gene encoding uncharacterized protein LOC131680560, translating into MARGGQMINAGVFLSYNSRTMNTGTLNESFARNNGEGRKLLFPSLSAMQFSVATSSGGPFFTPRKVYPYRRAGFNLGFQANYALPYRLQDFYKYPTWARAIVDIVKGRFMPTEVVTARAARKRRTSSRLSAGEIYHALDETLRYSGYDADCLIKSVCELAHSPFHDVENDLYAEILQFILTPSEHQSFEPHERALKTKYEAAERLGREGADCHLLYPKCQRSFLSHVTEFVDDNISNLI; encoded by the exons ATGGCGCGGGGTGGTCAGATGATCAATGCTGGAGTGTTTCTATCATACAATAGCCGTACGATGAATACCGGAAC ACTCAATGAGAGCTTTGCCCGCAACAACGGCGAGGGAAGAAAGCTGCTATTTCCTAGCCTCAGTGCAATGCAG ttTTCGGTAGCAACTAGTTCTGGAGGACCATTCTTTACACCGAGAAAAGTTTATCCGTACCGACGTGCAGGTTTCAACCTGGGATTTCAGGCTAACTACGCCTTACCGTATCGTTTGCAGGATTTTTACAAGTATCCTACCTGGGCGCGTGCAATAGTGGACATCGTGAAAGGGCGATTTATGCCTACCGAAGTAGTTACCGCAAGAGCCGCCCGTAAACGCCGTACCAGTAGTCGCTTAAGCGCCGGAGAAATTTATCACGCTTTAGACGAGACTTTGCGGTATTCTGGCTACGACGCAGATTGCCTGATCAAAAGTGTCTGCGAGCTGGCACATAGTCCATTTCACGATGTTGAGAATGATTTGTATGCAGAAATATTACAGTTTATTTTGAC GCCGTCTGAGCATCAATCATTTGAGCCGCATGAACGTGCGTTGAAAACGAAATATGAAGCTGCGGAGCGATTGGGCAGAGAAGGGGCGGATTGTCATCTGTTGTATCCGAAATGTCAGAGGTCATTTCTAAGTCATGTCACAGAGTTTGTTGATGATAACATAAGTAATCTGATATAA
- the LOC131680559 gene encoding uncharacterized protein LOC131680559, protein MVAAAEDDSIIETNVSLQHPRENVFLLTVVVNIVVAYGQHHPARVLLDSASQPNLITDRKARIRRLKKHCVNVTVQGPGQLSNVIHESIYAQVSSRKEHSSGINILVMDKLTANLPVQNVSIADWRIPTNLFLAVPTSTRASRSLGANHFYSFFPNAARIQLHGNLPLLVDSVFGWIVAGSADLVFPKLKPSSNSSSLVSVSLVTLEETLERFWKMEELITKDNYSVEERRCETLYQSTVSRNPDGRYIVRLPRKPDFDDMLGESKANALRRFQYLERR, encoded by the coding sequence ATGGTAGCAGCTGCTGAAGATGATTCGATTATCGAGACGAATGTTTCTCTCCAGCATCCTCGTGAAAATGTCTTCTTGCTAACCGTCGTCGTAAATATCGTTGTTGCTTATGGACAACATCATCCCGCCCGTGTTTTATTGGATAGCGCATCGCAACCGAATTTGATCACCGACCGCAAGGCTCGTATCCGCCGCCTGAAGAAGCATTGCGTCAACGTTACTGTCCAAGGGCCCGGTCAGTTATCCAACGTCATACATGAATCCATCTACGCCCAAGTTTCATCTAGAAAGGAGCATTCTAGCGGAATTAATATCCTCGTAATGGACAAATTAACTGCCAATCTTCCTGTGCAAAATGTCTCCATAGCCGACTGGAGAATTCCAACGAATCTATTTCTAGCAGTTCCAACTTCAACAAGAGCCAGCCGATCGCTGGGAGCCAATCACTTTTATTCATTCTTCCCGAATGCCGCACGAATACAGTTGCATGGCAATCTCCCACTCCTGGTTGATAGCGTTTTCGGATGGATCGTTGCGGGCTCTGCAGATCTAGTATTCCCCAAGCTCAAACCATCCTCCAATTCCAGCAGTCTCGTGTCTGTATCTTTGGTCACCTTGGAAGAAACTCTGGAACGTTTCTGGAAAATGGAAGAACTAATTACCAAGGACAACTACTCCGTCGAAGAAAGGCGCTGTGAAACACTTTACCAATCGACAGTCTCTAGAAACCCTGACGGACGGTACATAGTTCGCCTGCCTCGGAAGCCTGACTTTGACGACATGTTAGGCGAGTCGAAGGCAAACGCGCTGCGACGGTTTCAGTATTTGGAGCGACGTTAG